A stretch of the Actinotalea sp. JY-7876 genome encodes the following:
- the treS gene encoding maltose alpha-D-glucosyltransferase: MIPPPPPQQPTAPAAHPSPDPHRALPARPQPTRALAPPPPAGGLSDDPEWYKTAVFYEVMLRSFSDSTGAGSGDLRGLIERLDYLHWLGVDCLWLPPFYPSPMRDGGYDVADFTAIAPQYGTIQDFTELIARAHERGIRVIIDLVMNHTSDQHPWFQASRSDPEGPYGDFYVWSDDNTRYEDARIIFVDTETSNWTFDPARRQYFWHRFFSHQPDLNFENPMVREAMKDVARFWLRIGVDGFRLDAVPYLFEEEGTNCENLPRTHEYLAEMRAMVDAEFPGRIMLAEANQWPEDVIPYYGTEEAPECHMCFHFPVMPRIFYSIKDQRANQIVDILADTPRIPAGGGQWSTFLRNHDELTLEMVSTEERASMYGWYAPDPRMRANVGIRRRLAPLLDNSRAEIELAHALLLSLPGSPCLYYGDEIGMGDNIWLPDRDAVRTPMQWTPDRNAGFSTADPGKLYLPVIQSLVHNHATINVEAQLATPTSLLHWVHGMLTVRRQHTVFGTGEFVVVPCDNDAVLAYLRRNREETVLCVANLAATPRAAMLRLPEYAGAALSDLFGGAPFPTVGADGSVQLTLGSRDFFWLAVTQD; the protein is encoded by the coding sequence ATGATCCCCCCGCCCCCGCCCCAGCAGCCCACAGCCCCCGCGGCTCACCCCTCGCCGGACCCCCACCGGGCCCTGCCGGCGCGGCCGCAACCGACCCGCGCGCTCGCGCCACCACCGCCCGCCGGCGGGCTCTCGGACGACCCCGAGTGGTACAAGACGGCCGTCTTCTACGAGGTCATGCTGCGCTCGTTCTCGGACTCGACGGGCGCCGGCTCCGGTGACCTGCGCGGCCTGATCGAGCGCCTCGACTACCTGCACTGGCTCGGCGTCGACTGCCTCTGGCTCCCGCCCTTCTACCCCTCGCCCATGCGCGACGGCGGGTACGACGTCGCCGACTTCACCGCGATCGCGCCGCAGTACGGCACGATCCAGGACTTCACCGAGCTGATCGCGCGCGCCCACGAGCGCGGCATCCGGGTGATCATCGACCTGGTCATGAACCACACGAGCGACCAGCACCCGTGGTTCCAGGCCTCCCGCTCGGACCCCGAGGGGCCCTACGGCGACTTCTACGTGTGGAGCGACGACAACACGCGCTACGAGGACGCCCGCATCATCTTCGTCGACACCGAGACGTCGAACTGGACCTTCGACCCGGCCCGCCGGCAGTACTTCTGGCACCGGTTCTTCAGCCACCAGCCGGACCTGAACTTCGAGAACCCGATGGTCCGCGAGGCGATGAAGGACGTCGCCCGCTTCTGGCTGCGCATCGGCGTGGACGGCTTCCGGCTCGACGCCGTGCCCTACCTCTTCGAGGAGGAGGGGACCAACTGCGAGAACCTGCCGCGCACGCACGAGTACCTGGCCGAGATGCGCGCGATGGTGGACGCGGAGTTCCCCGGCCGGATCATGCTCGCCGAGGCGAACCAGTGGCCCGAGGACGTGATCCCGTACTACGGCACCGAGGAGGCGCCGGAGTGCCACATGTGCTTCCACTTCCCGGTGATGCCGCGCATCTTCTACTCGATCAAGGACCAGCGGGCGAACCAGATCGTCGACATCCTCGCCGACACCCCGCGGATCCCGGCCGGCGGCGGCCAGTGGAGCACCTTCCTGCGCAACCACGACGAGCTGACGCTCGAGATGGTCTCGACGGAGGAGCGCGCCTCCATGTACGGCTGGTACGCGCCCGACCCGCGCATGCGCGCCAACGTCGGGATCCGGCGCCGGCTGGCACCGCTGCTCGACAACTCGCGCGCGGAGATCGAGCTCGCCCACGCACTGCTGCTGTCCCTGCCCGGCAGCCCGTGCCTGTACTACGGCGACGAGATCGGCATGGGCGACAACATCTGGCTGCCGGACCGTGACGCGGTCCGCACCCCGATGCAGTGGACCCCGGACCGCAACGCGGGGTTCTCGACCGCCGACCCCGGCAAGCTCTACCTGCCGGTGATCCAGTCGCTCGTGCACAACCACGCGACGATCAACGTCGAGGCCCAGCTCGCGACCCCGACCTCCTTGCTGCACTGGGTGCACGGGATGCTGACGGTCCGCCGCCAGCACACGGTGTTCGGGACGGGCGAGTTCGTCGTCGTGCCGTGCGACAACGACGCGGTCCTGGCCTACCTGCGCCGCAACCGCGAGGAGACGGTCCTGTGCGTCGCCAACCTCGCGGCGACGCCGCGCGCGGCGATGCTGCGCCTGCCGGAGTACGCCGGCGCCGCGCTCAGCGACCTGTTCGGCGGCGCCCCCTTCCCCACCGTGGGCGCCGACGGCTCCGTCCAGCTGACGCTCGGGTCGCGCGACTTCTTCTGGCTCGCCGTGACGCAGGACTGA
- the glgP gene encoding alpha-glucan family phosphorylase → MRAIRRFTVRTVLPAELADLDELAHNLRWSWHAPTRDLFAGIDPRLWESVQGDPVALLGALGPDRLAALAADGDFVAAVRGAASDLATYLTEDRWYQRAAAADDSLPRAIAYFSPEFGITSVLPQYSGGLGILAGDHLKSASDLGVPIVGVGLLYGAGYFKQALTRDGWQVESYPVIDPDGLPLTLLREADGTPARVSLPLPGGRTLHAHVWKAAVGRVPLLLLDSNVPENDELARKVTDRLYGGGGEHRLQQELLLGVGGVRALRLWSRLSGAPVPEVYHTNEGHAGFLGVERIRELVGEAGLAFDDALEAVRAATVFTTHTPVPAGIDRFEASLVAQYFGGDLAYDGVPVERVLALGAEDYPGGDPTLFNMAVMGLRLGGRANGVSLLHGEVSRGMFNGLWSGFDQAEVPITSVTNGVHSPTWVDRKLVDLATSRLSHAELEEGTGWLRPDGVSDEELWGMRRTLRAQLVANARERVRESWRHRGASPAELGWVDEVLDPDVLTIGFARRVPTYKRLTLMLSDPERLRSLLLHPERPVQLVIAGKSHPADDQGKRLIQQLVRFADDAGVRHRIVFLPNYDIAMAQQLYPGCDVWLNNPLRPLEACGTSGMKAALNGGLNLSILDGWWDEWFDGENGWAIPTADGVDDPDRRDDLEAAALYDLVENQVAARFYDRDERGLPVRWLEMVRHTLATLGPKVQATRMVGDYVQRLYTPAAVAGRALNGDGFPGAKELAAWKQHVRASWPHVRVDHVESVGVGEVAQVGDVLQVRAYVSLGDLRPEDVRVEVVHGRVSEADELSDVRHQELAWSEAYEAGRHAFAGDVRLTTSGPFGYTVRVVPKHERLASVAETGLVASA, encoded by the coding sequence GTGAGAGCCATCCGCCGATTCACCGTCCGCACCGTCCTCCCTGCCGAGCTCGCAGATCTCGACGAGCTCGCGCACAACCTGCGCTGGTCGTGGCACGCCCCCACGCGCGACCTGTTCGCCGGGATCGACCCACGGCTGTGGGAGAGCGTGCAGGGCGACCCGGTCGCCCTCCTCGGCGCCCTCGGCCCGGACCGCCTGGCGGCGCTGGCCGCCGACGGGGACTTCGTGGCGGCGGTGCGCGGCGCCGCGTCCGACCTCGCGACGTACCTCACCGAGGACCGCTGGTACCAGCGGGCCGCCGCCGCCGACGACTCGCTCCCCCGGGCGATCGCCTACTTCTCGCCCGAGTTCGGCATCACGTCCGTCCTGCCGCAGTACTCCGGCGGCCTCGGCATCCTCGCCGGCGACCACCTCAAGAGCGCGTCGGACCTCGGCGTGCCGATCGTCGGCGTCGGCCTCCTGTACGGCGCGGGCTACTTCAAGCAGGCGCTGACGCGCGACGGGTGGCAGGTCGAGAGCTACCCCGTGATCGACCCCGACGGGCTCCCGCTCACCCTCCTGCGCGAGGCCGACGGTACGCCGGCGCGCGTCTCGCTGCCGCTGCCCGGTGGCCGCACGCTGCACGCCCACGTGTGGAAGGCCGCCGTCGGCCGCGTGCCCCTGCTGCTGCTCGACTCCAACGTGCCGGAGAACGACGAGCTCGCCCGCAAGGTCACCGACCGCCTCTACGGCGGCGGCGGCGAGCACCGCCTCCAGCAGGAGCTGCTGCTCGGCGTCGGCGGCGTGCGCGCCCTGCGCCTGTGGTCGCGCCTGTCCGGCGCCCCCGTGCCGGAGGTGTACCACACCAACGAGGGCCACGCCGGCTTCCTCGGGGTGGAGCGCATCCGCGAGCTCGTGGGCGAGGCCGGGCTGGCGTTCGACGACGCGCTCGAGGCCGTGCGCGCCGCGACCGTCTTCACCACGCACACGCCCGTCCCCGCGGGCATCGACCGCTTCGAGGCCTCGCTCGTCGCGCAGTACTTCGGCGGCGACCTCGCCTACGACGGCGTCCCGGTCGAGCGCGTGCTCGCGCTGGGCGCCGAGGACTACCCGGGCGGCGACCCGACGCTGTTCAACATGGCCGTCATGGGCCTGCGCCTCGGTGGCCGCGCGAACGGCGTCTCGCTGCTGCACGGCGAGGTCTCCCGCGGCATGTTCAACGGCCTGTGGTCCGGCTTCGACCAGGCCGAGGTCCCGATCACGTCCGTCACCAACGGCGTGCACTCCCCGACGTGGGTCGACCGCAAGCTGGTGGACCTGGCGACGTCGCGCCTGAGCCACGCCGAGCTCGAGGAGGGCACCGGCTGGCTGCGCCCGGACGGGGTCTCGGACGAGGAGCTGTGGGGCATGCGCCGCACGCTGCGCGCCCAGCTCGTGGCCAACGCCCGTGAGCGGGTCCGCGAGTCGTGGCGCCACCGCGGCGCCAGCCCGGCGGAGCTGGGCTGGGTCGACGAGGTCCTCGACCCCGACGTCCTGACCATCGGCTTCGCCCGCCGCGTGCCGACCTACAAGCGCCTCACGCTGATGCTGAGCGACCCCGAGCGCCTGCGCTCGCTGCTCCTGCACCCGGAGCGTCCGGTCCAGCTCGTCATCGCGGGCAAGTCGCACCCCGCCGACGACCAGGGCAAGCGCCTCATCCAGCAGCTCGTCCGGTTCGCCGACGACGCCGGCGTGCGGCACCGCATCGTGTTCCTGCCGAACTACGACATCGCCATGGCGCAGCAGCTCTACCCCGGCTGCGACGTCTGGCTGAACAACCCGCTGCGCCCGCTCGAGGCGTGCGGCACGTCGGGCATGAAGGCCGCGCTCAACGGTGGGCTCAACCTCTCGATCCTCGACGGCTGGTGGGACGAGTGGTTCGACGGCGAGAACGGCTGGGCGATCCCCACGGCCGACGGCGTCGACGACCCGGACCGCCGTGACGACCTCGAGGCGGCCGCGCTCTACGACCTCGTCGAGAACCAGGTCGCGGCGCGGTTCTACGACCGCGACGAGCGCGGGCTGCCCGTGCGCTGGCTGGAGATGGTGCGCCACACGCTGGCCACGCTCGGCCCGAAGGTCCAGGCGACGCGCATGGTCGGGGACTACGTGCAGCGCCTGTACACGCCGGCCGCCGTCGCGGGCCGCGCGCTGAACGGCGACGGCTTCCCGGGCGCCAAGGAGCTGGCGGCGTGGAAGCAGCACGTGCGTGCCTCGTGGCCGCACGTGCGCGTGGACCACGTCGAGTCCGTGGGCGTCGGCGAGGTCGCCCAGGTCGGCGACGTGCTGCAGGTGCGTGCGTACGTCTCGCTCGGCGACCTGCGTCCGGAGGATGTCCGCGTCGAGGTCGTCCACGGCCGGGTCTCGGAGGCCGACGAGCTGAGCGACGTCCGCCACCAGGAGCTCGCGTGGTCCGAGGCGTACGAGGCGGGCCGGCACGCGTTCGCGGGTGACGTGCGCCTGACGACGTCGGGGCCGTTCGGCTACACCGTGCGCGTCGTCCCCAAGCACGAGCGTCTCGCGTCGGTCGCGGAGACGGGGCTCGTCGCGAGCGCCTGA
- a CDS encoding aminoglycoside phosphotransferase, with protein sequence MDTMTTDRAIAADAPDARATDDELARLLDAWLPAQRWYPAKGTAGALPVVAVVPLADPRGEAEVRVELRRLPGGGLLQVPVVLRRPAGDGTEPTGGVVGRLGDGTLVLDGTHDPAFLRALLAAARGDDVADADLAGARVMTGEQSNTSVLLPGATPPAILKVFRVVGAGANPDVEVPLALSGTGWRGVPRPLAWLAASWPAGDGREVGHLGVVSELVVEAQDGFELACRCARDDEDFADLAGELGRTTAQMHAALRDALPADPPPAGAVPDAVPGAVPGGARTADTVLRTLRSRAAAAVEAAPVLADRAAALDAVLAEVGSLDLPALQRVHGDYHLGQVLRAPGRGWVVLDFEGEPQAPAHERTRPDLAVRDLAGMLRSLDYAAAVGGGTAAWAERARAALVRGYVEEAGAGDVAQALLRALELDKALYEVVYESRNRPDWVAIPLAGVDRLLDRV encoded by the coding sequence ATGGACACCATGACGACCGACCGCGCGATCGCCGCGGACGCGCCGGACGCGCGCGCCACCGACGACGAGCTCGCGCGGTTGCTCGACGCCTGGCTGCCCGCCCAGCGCTGGTACCCCGCCAAGGGCACCGCCGGGGCCCTCCCGGTCGTCGCCGTGGTGCCCCTCGCGGACCCTCGGGGCGAGGCGGAGGTCCGCGTCGAGCTGCGCCGGCTGCCCGGCGGCGGCCTGCTGCAGGTGCCCGTCGTGCTGCGCCGGCCCGCCGGGGACGGCACCGAGCCCACCGGCGGCGTCGTGGGACGCCTCGGGGACGGCACGCTCGTCCTCGACGGCACCCACGACCCCGCCTTCCTGCGGGCCCTGCTCGCCGCCGCGCGCGGGGACGACGTCGCCGACGCCGACCTCGCGGGCGCCCGGGTCATGACGGGCGAGCAGTCGAACACCTCGGTCCTGCTCCCCGGGGCGACGCCCCCGGCGATCCTCAAGGTCTTCCGCGTGGTCGGCGCGGGAGCCAACCCCGACGTCGAGGTGCCGCTGGCCCTGAGCGGGACGGGCTGGCGCGGGGTGCCGCGGCCCCTCGCGTGGCTCGCCGCGTCCTGGCCCGCCGGGGACGGCCGCGAGGTCGGGCACCTCGGCGTCGTCAGCGAGCTCGTCGTCGAGGCGCAGGACGGGTTCGAGCTCGCCTGCCGCTGCGCGCGCGACGACGAGGACTTCGCGGACCTGGCCGGCGAGCTGGGCCGGACGACGGCCCAGATGCACGCGGCGCTGCGCGACGCGCTGCCGGCGGACCCGCCGCCCGCCGGCGCTGTGCCCGACGCCGTGCCCGGCGCTGTGCCCGGCGGCGCCCGCACGGCCGACACGGTGCTGCGCACGCTGCGGTCGCGGGCCGCGGCGGCCGTCGAGGCCGCCCCCGTCCTGGCCGACCGCGCCGCGGCGCTGGACGCGGTGCTGGCCGAGGTCGGCTCCCTGGACCTGCCGGCGCTGCAGCGCGTCCACGGCGACTACCACCTGGGTCAGGTGCTGCGGGCGCCCGGGCGCGGCTGGGTCGTGCTGGACTTCGAGGGCGAGCCGCAGGCGCCCGCGCACGAGCGCACCCGCCCCGACCTGGCGGTGCGCGACCTCGCGGGCATGCTGCGCTCCCTGGACTACGCGGCCGCCGTCGGCGGGGGGACGGCCGCGTGGGCGGAGCGCGCCCGCGCGGCGCTGGTCCGGGGCTACGTCGAGGAGGCCGGCGCGGGCGACGTCGCGCAGGCGCTCCTGCGGGCGCTCGAGCTCGACAAGGCCCTCTACGAGGTCGTCTACGAGTCCCGCAACCGACCGGACTGGGTCGCCATCCCGCTGGCGGGCGTCGATCGCCTCCTCGACCGCGTCTGA
- the glgB gene encoding 1,4-alpha-glucan branching protein GlgB, producing the protein MSLPPTPMPRSTPRDVVTAELDAIVSGTHQDPHRVLGAHLDAGTVTVRTLRPLADAVVVVTPDGEHAAQHEHGGVWVVAFPGTQVPDYRLRVTYGDVTTVVDDPYRFLPTLGEVDLHLISEGRHEELWTVLGANVRSYPSVLGEVRGTAFAVWAPNAQAVRVIGDFNHWQGAAHAMRVLGSTGVWELFVPGIGPGQRYKFEILARDGSWRQKADPMAKGTEVPPATASVVVESTYSWDDAAWLERRAASDPHHGPMSIYEVHLGSWRPGLGYRELADQLTEYVAATGFTHVELLPVAEHPFGGSWGYQVSSYYAPTSRFGHPDDFRYLVDRLHGAGIGVLLDWVPAHFPKDEWALGRFDGSPLYEHPDPLLGEQPDWGTYVFNFGRNEVRNFLVANATYWLEEFHIDGLRVDAVASMLYLDYSRSHGQWRPNVHGGRENLEAIRFLQETNATAYRRTPGIMMIAEESTAWPGVTAPTDGGGLGFGLKWNMGWMNDTLRYLAEEPINRRYHHHEVTFSLVYAFSEHFVLPISHDEVVHGKGSLLRKMPGDLWQQAAGVRSLLAYQWSHPGKQLLFMGSEFGQSSEWAEGRGLDWHLLEYPEHAGIARLVTDLNRFYREEPALWVLDKDPAGFEWIDANDADHNVLSYIRRDGSGRCVVVVVNFAGVPHEGYRVGLPFGGTWVEALNTDADLYGGSGVGNLGRVQALDHPLHAQPASVTLRVPPLGALFLVPEGQEPAV; encoded by the coding sequence ATGAGTTTGCCGCCCACCCCGATGCCCCGCTCCACCCCCCGCGACGTCGTCACCGCCGAGCTCGACGCGATCGTCAGCGGGACGCACCAGGACCCCCACCGCGTGCTCGGCGCCCACCTCGACGCCGGCACCGTCACCGTGCGGACGCTGCGCCCGCTGGCCGACGCCGTGGTCGTGGTCACGCCCGACGGCGAGCACGCCGCGCAGCACGAGCACGGCGGCGTCTGGGTCGTGGCGTTCCCGGGCACGCAGGTCCCGGACTACCGCCTGCGCGTGACCTACGGCGACGTGACGACCGTGGTGGACGACCCCTACCGCTTCCTGCCGACGCTCGGCGAGGTGGACCTGCACCTCATCTCCGAGGGTCGCCACGAGGAGCTCTGGACGGTCCTCGGCGCGAACGTGCGCAGCTACCCGAGCGTCCTCGGCGAGGTCCGCGGCACCGCGTTCGCGGTGTGGGCCCCGAACGCGCAGGCCGTCCGGGTGATCGGCGACTTCAACCACTGGCAGGGCGCGGCGCACGCGATGCGGGTCCTGGGCAGCACCGGGGTCTGGGAGCTCTTCGTGCCCGGCATCGGCCCCGGCCAGCGCTACAAGTTCGAGATCCTGGCGCGCGACGGCTCGTGGCGCCAGAAGGCCGACCCCATGGCCAAGGGCACGGAGGTCCCGCCCGCGACCGCGTCGGTCGTCGTGGAGAGCACCTACAGCTGGGACGACGCGGCCTGGCTCGAGCGCCGCGCCGCGAGCGACCCCCACCACGGCCCCATGAGCATCTACGAGGTGCACCTGGGATCGTGGCGCCCGGGCCTGGGCTACCGCGAGCTCGCCGACCAGCTCACCGAGTACGTCGCGGCGACCGGGTTCACCCACGTCGAGCTGCTCCCCGTGGCCGAGCACCCCTTCGGCGGCTCGTGGGGCTACCAGGTCAGCTCGTACTACGCGCCGACGTCGCGCTTCGGGCACCCGGACGACTTCCGCTACCTCGTCGACCGGCTCCACGGGGCCGGCATCGGCGTGCTGCTGGACTGGGTCCCCGCCCACTTCCCCAAGGACGAGTGGGCGCTGGGCCGCTTCGACGGCAGCCCGCTCTACGAGCACCCGGACCCGCTGCTGGGCGAGCAGCCCGACTGGGGCACCTACGTCTTCAACTTCGGGCGCAACGAGGTCCGCAACTTCCTCGTCGCCAACGCGACCTACTGGCTCGAGGAGTTCCACATCGACGGGCTGCGCGTGGACGCCGTCGCGTCGATGCTCTACCTGGACTACTCGCGCAGCCACGGCCAGTGGCGGCCCAACGTGCACGGCGGGCGCGAGAACCTCGAGGCGATCCGCTTCCTGCAGGAGACCAACGCGACCGCGTACCGCCGCACCCCCGGGATCATGATGATCGCCGAGGAGTCGACGGCGTGGCCGGGCGTCACGGCACCGACCGACGGCGGGGGCCTCGGCTTCGGGCTGAAGTGGAACATGGGCTGGATGAACGACACCCTGCGCTACCTCGCGGAGGAGCCGATCAACCGCCGGTACCACCACCACGAGGTCACGTTCTCGCTCGTCTACGCGTTCTCGGAGCACTTCGTGCTCCCGATCAGCCACGACGAGGTCGTGCACGGCAAGGGCTCGCTGCTGCGCAAGATGCCGGGCGACCTGTGGCAGCAGGCGGCCGGCGTCCGGTCGCTGCTCGCCTACCAGTGGTCGCACCCGGGCAAGCAGCTGCTGTTCATGGGCAGCGAGTTCGGCCAGTCGTCGGAGTGGGCCGAGGGCCGCGGGCTCGACTGGCACCTGCTCGAGTACCCCGAGCACGCCGGCATCGCGCGGCTGGTCACCGACCTCAACCGCTTCTACCGCGAGGAGCCCGCGCTCTGGGTCCTGGACAAGGACCCGGCGGGCTTCGAGTGGATCGACGCCAACGACGCCGACCACAACGTGCTCTCCTACATCCGGCGCGACGGTTCCGGCCGCTGCGTCGTCGTCGTCGTGAACTTCGCCGGCGTGCCGCACGAGGGCTACCGGGTGGGTCTGCCCTTCGGGGGCACGTGGGTCGAGGCGCTCAACACCGACGCCGACCTCTACGGCGGCTCGGGCGTCGGCAACCTCGGGCGCGTGCAGGCCCTGGACCACCCGCTCCACGCGCAGCCGGCGTCCGTGACGCTGCGGGTGCCGCCGCTCGGTGCCCTGTTCCTCGTGCCGGAGGGCCAGGAGCCGGCCGTCTGA
- a CDS encoding alpha-1,4-glucan--maltose-1-phosphate maltosyltransferase, with amino-acid sequence MRPDAVSAAVPPPPPAPPVRIGRIPVVGVGPVVECGRWPAKAVVGEAVEITATVFREGHDAVAATAVLVAPDGSDHASVPMTVVNAGLDSYRADLVPDALGTWGFRVEGWSDPYGTWHHDAAVKVAAGVDVELMLAEGAALLERAAAREGLPDDVALTLRDAVLALRDTSRPPAARLAAGLAPEVEAVLARHPVREHVSASPTYPLLVQRERALVGAWYEFFPRSEGAEYDAATRTWRSGTLRTAAERLPAIAAMGFDVAYLTPIHPIGTTYRKGRNNSLKTEPGDPGSPYAIGSADGGHDAIHPELGTFEDFDHFVAVARENGLEVALDLALQCSPDHPWVTEHPEWFTTRIDGTIAYAENPPKKYQDIYPLNFDNDPEGIYAEIRRVLQVWIDHGVTAFRVDNPHTKPLTFWERIIADVNASHPEVIFLAEAFTRPAMMHALAMIGFHQSYTYFTWRNTKEELAEYLEEVSGPAAAYMRPSFWPTTHDILTPYMQHGGPPAFAIRAVLAATGSPTWGIYSGYELVENVARPGAEEQIDNEKYEFKPRDWQAAEATGIGALLGRLNAIRREHPALQRLRGLTVHPTSDDAVLCFSRRVTAEQSPDGRADTVIVVVNTDPHATREAVIDLDLAAIGVPAPADGDSPAFAAHDLLSGAVYAWGSHPYVRLDPWAQCAHIIGVRTL; translated from the coding sequence GTGCGGCCGGACGCGGTGAGCGCTGCGGTCCCCCCGCCGCCCCCTGCCCCACCGGTCCGCATCGGCCGCATCCCCGTCGTGGGCGTCGGTCCCGTCGTCGAGTGCGGGCGCTGGCCCGCCAAGGCCGTCGTCGGCGAGGCCGTCGAGATCACCGCGACGGTCTTCCGCGAGGGGCACGACGCCGTCGCGGCGACCGCGGTGCTCGTCGCGCCCGACGGCTCCGACCACGCGTCCGTGCCGATGACGGTGGTCAACGCGGGCCTGGACAGCTACCGGGCCGACCTGGTCCCGGACGCGCTGGGCACCTGGGGGTTCCGCGTCGAGGGCTGGTCCGACCCGTACGGCACCTGGCACCACGACGCCGCCGTCAAGGTCGCGGCGGGCGTCGACGTGGAGCTGATGCTCGCCGAGGGCGCCGCGCTGCTCGAGCGCGCCGCCGCGCGCGAGGGGCTGCCCGACGACGTCGCGCTGACGCTCCGGGACGCCGTCCTGGCCCTGCGGGACACGAGCCGCCCGCCCGCCGCGCGCCTCGCCGCCGGCCTGGCCCCCGAGGTCGAGGCCGTGCTCGCCCGCCACCCCGTGCGCGAGCACGTCAGCGCCTCGCCGACCTACCCGCTCCTGGTGCAGCGCGAGCGTGCGCTCGTCGGCGCCTGGTACGAGTTCTTCCCCCGGTCCGAGGGCGCCGAGTACGACGCGGCCACGCGCACCTGGCGCTCCGGCACGCTGCGCACCGCCGCCGAGCGGCTGCCCGCGATCGCCGCCATGGGCTTCGACGTCGCCTACCTGACCCCGATCCACCCGATCGGCACGACGTACCGCAAGGGCCGGAACAACTCCCTGAAGACGGAGCCGGGAGACCCCGGCTCCCCCTACGCGATCGGCTCCGCCGACGGCGGGCACGACGCGATCCACCCCGAGCTGGGCACCTTCGAGGACTTCGACCACTTCGTCGCCGTCGCGCGCGAGAACGGGCTCGAGGTCGCGCTCGACCTCGCGCTCCAGTGCTCGCCCGACCACCCGTGGGTCACCGAGCACCCGGAGTGGTTCACGACGCGCATCGACGGCACGATCGCCTACGCGGAGAACCCGCCGAAGAAGTACCAGGACATCTACCCCCTGAACTTCGACAACGACCCCGAGGGGATCTACGCGGAGATCCGCCGCGTGCTCCAGGTCTGGATCGACCACGGCGTCACGGCGTTCCGGGTCGACAACCCGCACACGAAGCCGCTCACCTTCTGGGAGCGGATCATCGCCGACGTCAACGCGTCGCACCCCGAGGTGATCTTCCTCGCGGAGGCCTTCACCCGTCCGGCGATGATGCACGCGCTGGCCATGATCGGCTTCCACCAGTCGTACACCTACTTCACGTGGCGCAACACGAAGGAGGAGCTGGCCGAGTACCTGGAGGAGGTCTCCGGCCCGGCCGCCGCCTACATGCGTCCCAGCTTCTGGCCGACGACGCACGACATCCTCACGCCGTACATGCAGCACGGCGGTCCCCCGGCGTTCGCGATCCGCGCGGTGCTCGCCGCGACCGGCTCCCCGACGTGGGGCATCTACTCGGGCTACGAGCTGGTCGAGAACGTCGCCCGGCCGGGTGCCGAGGAGCAGATCGACAACGAGAAGTACGAGTTCAAGCCGCGCGACTGGCAGGCCGCGGAGGCCACCGGCATCGGCGCGCTCCTCGGTCGCCTCAACGCCATCCGGCGCGAGCACCCGGCGCTCCAGCGCCTGCGGGGCCTGACCGTGCACCCCACGAGCGACGACGCCGTCCTGTGCTTCTCGCGCCGCGTGACGGCCGAGCAGTCGCCCGACGGCCGGGCGGACACGGTGATCGTCGTCGTCAACACCGACCCGCACGCCACCCGCGAGGCGGTCATCGACCTGGACCTGGCGGCGATCGGCGTCCCCGCGCCGGCCGACGGCGACTCCCCCGCCTTCGCGGCCCACGACCTGCTCTCGGGCGCCGTCTACGCGTGGGGCTCCCACCCGTACGTGCGGTTGGACCCATGGGCCCAGTGCGCTCATATCATCGGTGTGAGGACCCTGTGA
- a CDS encoding tetratricopeptide repeat protein yields MSQPTGPRPPLDVRGAVDLSGLGRPPAPAPGGPAAGSGGSRFVLDVADEATFAQVVQSSAEVPVVFVLWASWSEASTTVAADLVALADEYAGRFLLARVDAEATPQIVQAFGAQGVPAVVAVLRGQPVPLFQGAAAPQDIRAVLDQVLQAAAANGVTGTLPGGDEPQEPKELAEPPLPPLHQAAYEAIERDDLDGAVAAYTQALQEDPRDDEARAGLAQVELLRRTADVDPAQARSAAAADPRDVAAQLRVADLDVLGGQVEDAFARLVDVVRTTAGEDREAARVRLIELFGVVGDTDPRVLAARRALASALY; encoded by the coding sequence ATGTCGCAGCCCACCGGCCCCCGCCCGCCCCTGGACGTCCGCGGCGCCGTCGACCTGTCCGGCCTCGGCCGCCCGCCCGCACCGGCTCCGGGCGGACCCGCGGCGGGCTCCGGCGGGTCGCGCTTCGTGCTCGACGTCGCGGACGAGGCGACCTTCGCCCAGGTGGTGCAGAGCTCCGCCGAGGTCCCCGTCGTGTTCGTGCTCTGGGCGTCGTGGAGCGAGGCCAGCACGACGGTCGCCGCGGACCTCGTCGCGCTCGCCGACGAGTACGCCGGCCGGTTCCTGCTGGCGCGGGTCGACGCGGAGGCGACGCCGCAGATCGTGCAGGCGTTCGGGGCGCAGGGCGTGCCCGCCGTGGTCGCGGTGCTGCGGGGACAGCCCGTGCCCCTGTTCCAGGGCGCGGCCGCGCCGCAGGACATCCGGGCCGTGCTGGACCAGGTGCTCCAGGCCGCGGCCGCCAACGGGGTCACCGGCACGCTGCCGGGCGGCGACGAGCCCCAGGAGCCGAAGGAGTTGGCCGAGCCGCCGCTGCCGCCCCTGCACCAGGCGGCGTACGAGGCCATCGAGCGCGACGACCTCGACGGCGCCGTCGCCGCGTACACCCAGGCGCTGCAGGAGGACCCGCGCGACGACGAGGCGCGCGCGGGCCTCGCGCAGGTCGAGCTCCTGCGGCGCACGGCCGACGTCGACCCGGCGCAGGCACGCTCCGCCGCGGCGGCGGACCCCCGCGACGTGGCGGCGCAGCTGCGCGTCGCGGACCTCGACGTGCTCGGCGGGCAGGTCGAGGACGCGTTCGCGCGCCTCGTCGACGTCGTGCGCACGACCGCGGGCGAGGACCGCGAGGCCGCGCGCGTGCGGCTCATCGAGCTGTTCGGCGTCGTGGGGGACACGGACCCCCGCGTGCTCGCCGCCCGGCGGGCGCTGGCGAGCGCGCTGTACTGA